In the Bacilli bacterium genome, one interval contains:
- a CDS encoding tyrosine-type recombinase/integrase — EAEEAAKRIQYELQTGTYVEPAKMTVEEFLLDFVKNTLKNEVAPNTYEQRLAYVENHIAPRIGKIKLTDLKPVHIQKFYNELREHFTPGHVQNIGNLLNKALRQAERWDLIKRNPAALVKKPTTSRKNSKMKVWTVEEQKTFLEHVKSESDFYYMLFLLALTSGMRKGEILGLQWNDVDTKQGIVSVKRTAVWAQRNLYLKDMPKTESSIRTIQIPEQTSKALKRWKLACPANSLKLVFPSPKTGGILYPNSLDKAFQKAVRGAGVPEISFHGLRHTFATTLLANNVNPKIVQEMLGHATIKTTMDTYSHVLPNMQRSAAEQLGAVLF; from the coding sequence AGAAGCGGAGGAAGCGGCAAAGCGGATCCAGTACGAACTGCAAACGGGAACTTATGTGGAGCCGGCAAAAATGACTGTCGAAGAATTTCTGCTCGACTTTGTGAAAAACACCCTTAAAAATGAAGTAGCCCCTAACACTTATGAGCAACGGTTGGCTTATGTAGAAAACCATATCGCTCCCCGGATCGGAAAGATTAAGCTTACCGATCTCAAGCCGGTGCACATCCAAAAATTCTATAATGAATTGCGCGAACATTTCACACCTGGACATGTGCAGAACATCGGGAATTTGTTGAACAAAGCTTTGCGACAGGCCGAAAGGTGGGATCTTATCAAGCGCAACCCGGCGGCGCTCGTGAAAAAGCCGACGACGTCACGTAAAAATTCAAAAATGAAAGTCTGGACTGTTGAGGAGCAAAAAACATTTCTTGAGCACGTGAAATCTGAATCAGATTTCTACTACATGCTGTTCCTCTTGGCCCTCACGTCGGGGATGCGAAAAGGGGAAATATTGGGGCTGCAGTGGAATGATGTGGATACAAAACAAGGGATTGTCAGCGTAAAGCGTACAGCGGTATGGGCGCAGCGGAATCTATACTTGAAAGACATGCCGAAGACGGAAAGCTCGATTCGGACGATACAGATTCCGGAACAAACGTCGAAAGCGCTGAAACGGTGGAAACTAGCTTGCCCGGCCAACTCGTTGAAACTGGTTTTCCCGAGTCCGAAAACTGGTGGAATCCTCTACCCGAATTCCCTGGACAAGGCATTCCAGAAAGCGGTGCGTGGTGCCGGCGTTCCGGAGATCTCTTTCCACGGATTGCGGCACACCTTTGCAACGACATTGCTGGCGAACAACGTGAATCCGAAAATCGTCCAGGAAATGCTGGGTCACGCCACGATCAAGACCACGATGGACACCTATTCGCATGTACTGCCAAATATGCAGCGCTCAGCGGCTGAGCAACTCGGAGCCGTTTTATTTTAA
- a CDS encoding O-methyltransferase, protein MELEQMSLARQVDLVFREIKEELAYLSSGVVFIQIRNNIVGKFGIRHDPLEARNGELKHARKVLTEDHLEAFRKMGVGSLEHKKHWTHGEISYEFALRNNILQASVQFESNYIQARSYAV, encoded by the coding sequence GTGGAACTGGAGCAAATGTCTTTGGCGCGGCAAGTGGATCTTGTATTCCGGGAAATCAAAGAGGAGTTGGCATATCTGTCTTCCGGCGTCGTTTTTATTCAAATCCGCAACAATATTGTGGGGAAATTCGGCATCCGCCATGATCCGCTGGAAGCGCGCAACGGCGAACTGAAACATGCGCGGAAAGTGCTGACGGAAGATCATCTCGAAGCGTTTCGCAAAATGGGCGTCGGTTCGCTGGAACACAAGAAGCACTGGACACACGGCGAAATTTCGTACGAATTCGCTTTGCGGAACAACATTTTGCAAGCAAGCGTGCAATTCGAGTCAAACTATATTCAAGCCCGTAGTTACGCGGTTTAA
- a CDS encoding methyl-accepting chemotaxis protein — MHWLSSLSFKQKLLVGCYAIAGVFSIAFLLVLFASNVNLWLGLIILVALLGISYPLIGFLEKILTEQITDITQVASAIAKGDFSQRVHIRSDDTLGGLADAFNKMIDKLRDILKETTNITKHVSDTSKDIYYKNQNLKDVLSQVTFSSNELATGASQISEEVGNISTAIKEIEGRITNYTQSSQEMRQRSEQTVALVEKGRKSVETQNEGMRKNVEATGIVAKTISELAQQAQGIHKITQTISEIAEQTNLLSLNASIEAARAGEHGRGFAVVAQEVRKLAEESTASTREVFNLVSRIEQGIRQATENINANEEIVKLQNEMIQETERVFAQIVESVKFISDQIYAFAKETDSMLESAQTISNTMENISAITQQSAAGTEQVSASMNEQIAAVESMVAQAEQMTHIVTQLQQTIQVIKI; from the coding sequence ATGCACTGGTTAAGCTCTTTGTCATTCAAACAGAAACTTCTTGTCGGATGCTACGCGATTGCCGGCGTCTTCTCGATCGCTTTTCTGCTTGTCCTGTTTGCGTCAAACGTTAATCTTTGGCTGGGACTGATTATTTTGGTCGCCCTTCTCGGAATCAGTTATCCGCTGATCGGTTTTCTGGAAAAAATACTGACCGAACAAATCACCGATATTACACAAGTGGCTTCGGCAATTGCCAAAGGCGACTTTTCACAAAGGGTGCACATCCGCTCAGACGACACGCTGGGCGGGCTGGCGGACGCGTTTAACAAGATGATCGACAAACTCCGCGATATTTTGAAAGAAACCACGAATATTACGAAACACGTTTCGGATACAAGCAAAGACATTTACTATAAAAATCAAAACCTGAAAGATGTTTTAAGCCAGGTCACTTTCTCCTCCAACGAACTGGCGACCGGCGCATCACAAATTTCTGAAGAAGTGGGCAATATCTCCACGGCGATCAAGGAAATAGAAGGAAGAATCACAAACTATACGCAATCTTCGCAAGAGATGCGCCAACGTTCCGAGCAAACCGTCGCGCTGGTCGAAAAAGGCCGGAAATCGGTGGAAACACAAAATGAAGGAATGCGGAAAAACGTGGAAGCGACCGGAATCGTCGCCAAAACGATCAGCGAGTTGGCGCAACAGGCGCAGGGCATACATAAAATTACCCAAACCATATCGGAAATCGCCGAGCAAACAAACCTGCTTTCCTTGAACGCTTCGATCGAAGCGGCAAGAGCGGGCGAACACGGGCGGGGTTTTGCCGTCGTCGCGCAGGAAGTGCGCAAATTGGCGGAAGAATCCACTGCTTCCACCCGGGAAGTTTTCAATCTGGTCAGCCGCATCGAACAGGGAATTCGTCAGGCTACGGAGAACATCAACGCCAACGAAGAAATCGTAAAATTGCAAAATGAAATGATCCAGGAAACGGAACGCGTCTTTGCGCAAATCGTCGAGAGCGTCAAATTTATCTCGGATCAGATTTACGCGTTCGCCAAGGAAACGGATTCGATGCTGGAAAGCGCCCAGACCATTTCGAACACAATGGAAAACATATCGGCGATCACGCAGCAATCAGCCGCGGGTACGGAACAAGTTTCCGCATCCATGAACGAACAAATCGCCGCTGTGGAAAGCATGGTCGCGCAAGCCGAGCAAATGACGCATATCGTCACACAACTGCAGCAAACGATTCAAGTGATCAAAATCTGA
- a CDS encoding M3 family oligoendopeptidase, which translates to MDTERKQTWNLATIFSGGSDSAEFRQFLTQLAADIDSLRAQTADLQKDALPAAIAAVQSVSARLTEADSFVACLEAQDVKDKKATALSGTVKELHAAYISAMTGFDKCLTGIGDAEWAKLMQTPDLRQLAFVLNERRTLALAKMPSELESLAADLAVDGYHGWSELYDTVVGSMQIPFEQDGASKMLSVGQAHNLLHSANRKERERMFAAWTKAWQDAADFCGDALNHLAGFRLQLYKHRGWDEVLKEPLLINRMSPKTLAAMWRTIEKNKAACVQFLQRKAEIFGIPALNWYDVDAPVFSVQESVTFDEAAELIITQFGKFSPRMAEFAKMAFAERWIEAEDRPGKRPGGFCTSFPLKRQSRIFMTFAGTKDNVATLAHELGHAFHQHVMDDLPDMLQQYAMNVAETASTFAELIVSDAAVNMAADRGEKLALLAEKAGNVVTFFMNIHCRFLFETRFYEERKRGRVSVERLHELMEEAQKEAFCGVLGEYHPQFWASKLHFYITSYPFYNFPYTFGYLFSAGIYARALQEGSSFEQRYVNLLRDTGAMTVEQLAQKHLQADLTGEAFWQSAVDVVQKDIAEFLRLTEAENTPSQD; encoded by the coding sequence TTGGATACTGAACGCAAACAAACCTGGAATTTGGCAACTATTTTTTCCGGCGGCAGCGATTCGGCCGAATTTCGCCAATTTCTGACACAGTTGGCCGCCGATATCGATTCGCTGCGGGCACAAACGGCCGATTTGCAAAAAGACGCGCTGCCGGCGGCGATAGCGGCGGTTCAAAGCGTTTCCGCGCGACTGACCGAAGCGGACTCATTCGTTGCGTGTCTGGAGGCGCAAGACGTAAAAGATAAAAAGGCAACGGCGCTCTCCGGCACGGTGAAGGAACTGCACGCGGCGTACATTTCCGCCATGACCGGTTTCGACAAATGCTTAACCGGCATCGGCGACGCGGAATGGGCGAAGCTTATGCAAACGCCCGATTTGCGCCAACTTGCGTTTGTATTGAACGAACGCCGGACGCTGGCGCTGGCCAAAATGCCGTCCGAACTCGAATCGCTCGCGGCGGATTTGGCGGTGGACGGTTATCACGGTTGGAGCGAATTGTACGATACGGTCGTCGGTTCGATGCAAATACCGTTCGAACAGGATGGAGCGTCCAAAATGTTGTCTGTCGGCCAGGCGCACAATTTGCTGCATTCGGCAAATCGCAAGGAACGCGAGCGGATGTTTGCCGCGTGGACGAAGGCATGGCAGGACGCAGCCGATTTTTGCGGCGACGCCTTGAATCATTTGGCCGGCTTCAGGTTGCAGTTGTATAAGCATCGGGGTTGGGACGAGGTGCTGAAAGAGCCTTTGCTCATCAACAGAATGTCGCCGAAAACACTTGCGGCCATGTGGCGGACAATTGAAAAAAATAAAGCGGCATGCGTCCAATTTTTACAGCGGAAAGCGGAAATTTTCGGCATACCGGCGCTGAACTGGTATGATGTGGACGCGCCGGTTTTTTCTGTCCAGGAATCGGTTACATTCGATGAGGCGGCGGAATTGATCATTACGCAATTCGGCAAATTCAGTCCCCGGATGGCCGAGTTTGCCAAAATGGCTTTTGCCGAGCGCTGGATCGAGGCGGAAGACCGTCCGGGGAAACGTCCCGGCGGGTTTTGCACATCATTTCCGCTGAAACGGCAATCCCGCATATTTATGACGTTTGCCGGCACAAAAGATAATGTGGCCACGCTTGCCCATGAGCTTGGACATGCGTTTCACCAGCATGTTATGGACGATTTGCCGGATATGCTGCAGCAATATGCGATGAACGTCGCCGAAACCGCTTCTACGTTCGCCGAGTTGATTGTATCCGACGCTGCGGTGAACATGGCGGCGGACCGCGGCGAAAAACTGGCGCTGCTGGCGGAAAAAGCGGGGAACGTCGTCACCTTTTTCATGAATATTCACTGCCGGTTTTTGTTTGAAACGCGCTTTTACGAAGAAAGAAAGCGGGGAAGGGTCAGCGTTGAACGATTGCATGAACTGATGGAAGAAGCGCAGAAAGAGGCGTTCTGCGGCGTTTTGGGCGAATATCACCCGCAGTTTTGGGCGTCGAAACTTCACTTCTACATTACATCCTACCCGTTCTACAATTTCCCTTATACGTTCGGATATTTGTTCAGTGCGGGCATCTACGCCCGCGCATTGCAGGAAGGAAGCTCGTTTGAACAGCGGTACGTGAATCTGTTGCGGGATACCGGCGCCATGACGGTGGAACAGCTTGCGCAAAAACATTTGCAGGCGGATCTGACCGGGGAAGCGTTTTGGCAAAGCGCCGTGGATGTCGTGCAAAAAGATATCGCTGAATTTTTACGCCTGACGGAAGCAGAAAACACCCCCTCCCAGGACTAA
- a CDS encoding DUF2225 domain-containing protein produces the protein MEPLYQTNVKCACCGDTFATSKVRPSFKKPVAKDTDFYQKYNGINPDYYVIRVCPHCGYSCSESFTEKLNQQQVEKIRSEVSAHWTKKDYGGERDWDQALATFKLGLICAQLIGEKERVIAGLLHHIAWLYREKDDWEQEEKFLKFALDAYIAVYEREGMEINNAKLMYVIGELYRRIKSYQEAVKWFSRIIQDKRIMDAAIIKKARDQWALIRDEMLSSKMELPAEMREAENA, from the coding sequence ATGGAACCTTTATACCAAACGAATGTAAAATGCGCCTGTTGTGGCGATACGTTCGCAACATCCAAGGTCCGGCCGAGTTTTAAAAAACCGGTTGCCAAGGATACTGACTTTTACCAGAAATACAATGGGATCAATCCCGATTATTACGTCATCCGGGTTTGTCCGCATTGCGGCTATTCGTGTTCGGAAAGTTTCACGGAAAAATTGAACCAGCAGCAAGTGGAGAAAATCCGCAGCGAAGTGAGCGCGCATTGGACGAAAAAAGACTATGGCGGTGAACGCGATTGGGATCAGGCGCTTGCGACCTTCAAGCTCGGACTGATTTGCGCCCAACTGATCGGTGAAAAAGAGCGCGTCATTGCCGGGCTATTGCATCATATCGCGTGGCTGTACCGCGAGAAGGACGATTGGGAGCAGGAAGAAAAATTTCTCAAATTTGCGCTGGATGCCTATATCGCTGTTTACGAACGTGAAGGAATGGAAATCAATAATGCGAAGCTGATGTATGTGATCGGCGAACTCTACCGCAGAATCAAGTCGTATCAGGAAGCGGTAAAATGGTTTTCCCGCATCATTCAGGACAAACGCATCATGGATGCGGCGATAATCAAAAAAGCGCGCGATCAATGGGCGCTAATCAGGGATGAGATGCTTTCGTCCAAGATGGAACTTCCTGCGGAAATGCGTGAGGCGGAAAATGCCTGA
- the ylbJ gene encoding sporulation integral membrane protein YlbJ, whose protein sequence is MIRNHLWQPVLIGCALAALLSLFIMYPGQALAAAVRGMAVWWEILFPALFPFFVISELLFGFGVIHFFGTILDPLMRPLFKVPGIGGFVMAMGFASGYPVAARLTAQLREQRLISRIEAERLVSFASTSDPIFLIGAVTVGFFGNPQLAGVLALSHYGGAVAVGLMLRFYGRNQRTVEGPRPHGQPPLIVRAFQAMHEARIRDGREFGAVMRDGVQTSIRMIIVVGGLVVFFSVVLELLSLVSLLDSLSFAVKRLLTLADLPHSLSEAVVNGFFEVTLGAKAAGHAPGAELLPKAAVAAFVLSWSGLSVHAQIVSLLARTDVRYAPFLFARMAHGLISFAIVLAAWRQIPANPAVYPVFHLSAAGIRHPGAFFAAGAFVSAVWLCLLLAALIIASLFFHCFLRKV, encoded by the coding sequence ATGATCCGCAACCATTTATGGCAACCCGTCTTGATCGGCTGCGCCCTCGCCGCGTTGCTTTCGCTCTTTATCATGTACCCCGGGCAAGCGTTGGCCGCCGCCGTACGCGGGATGGCCGTCTGGTGGGAAATCCTGTTTCCCGCTTTATTCCCTTTCTTTGTCATATCCGAGCTGTTATTCGGCTTCGGCGTTATTCATTTTTTCGGGACGATTCTGGATCCTCTGATGCGCCCTTTGTTTAAGGTGCCGGGGATTGGCGGTTTTGTCATGGCGATGGGTTTCGCCTCCGGTTATCCGGTCGCCGCGCGGCTTACCGCGCAACTGCGCGAGCAGCGGCTGATCAGCCGAATCGAAGCGGAACGGCTTGTGTCGTTCGCTTCGACGTCGGACCCGATTTTTCTGATCGGGGCGGTGACGGTCGGATTTTTCGGCAATCCGCAATTGGCCGGAGTTCTGGCGCTGTCCCATTACGGCGGAGCCGTCGCTGTCGGGCTTATGCTGCGCTTTTACGGCCGCAATCAGCGGACCGTCGAAGGTCCAAGACCGCATGGACAGCCACCGCTCATCGTGCGCGCTTTCCAGGCCATGCATGAAGCCAGAATCCGGGACGGCCGGGAATTCGGCGCCGTTATGCGCGACGGGGTGCAGACGTCGATCCGCATGATCATCGTGGTGGGGGGATTGGTCGTCTTTTTTTCCGTCGTGCTGGAACTCTTGTCGCTCGTATCGCTACTTGATTCGCTTTCGTTCGCGGTCAAACGCCTCCTGACTTTGGCGGATTTGCCCCATTCTTTAAGCGAGGCGGTCGTAAACGGATTTTTTGAAGTGACATTGGGCGCAAAGGCCGCAGGGCACGCGCCGGGCGCGGAATTGTTGCCGAAAGCGGCGGTCGCCGCTTTTGTCCTATCATGGAGCGGTTTGTCTGTGCATGCGCAAATTGTCAGCTTGCTTGCCCGCACGGATGTGCGCTATGCCCCGTTCTTGTTTGCCCGTATGGCGCATGGGCTGATCTCTTTTGCCATCGTCTTGGCCGCGTGGCGGCAAATCCCCGCGAATCCGGCCGTTTATCCCGTTTTCCATTTGTCCGCCGCGGGCATCCGTCATCCCGGAGCCTTTTTTGCCGCCGGCGCCTTTGTGTCGGCCGTTTGGCTTTGCCTGTTGCTCGCCGCCCTGATTATCGCTTCGCTCTTTTTCCATTGTTTTCTGCGCAAGGTTTGA
- a CDS encoding NAD kinase: protein MNYSIVSRGDSVSESVGEQFRRAAGARGMNEQTEKPDVVVSIGGDGTMLKAFHQYSEKLASLAFVGVHTGHLGFFADWRADEVEQLVEMMAENDLLEKRIVRYPLVEVTVDYGTTVKTYHALNEFTLKGVGSMFVAGIHINDELFEMFRGDGICISSPIGSTAYNKSLGGAVIHPALESLQIAEIASINNRLFRTLGSPIILPNHHHCDIKPNPEHSIQLNVDHLQIGSERVKSIRCKVAEQKVAFARFRPLPFWTRVREAFIGNGH, encoded by the coding sequence TTGAATTATAGCATTGTATCACGGGGAGACAGCGTTTCCGAATCTGTCGGCGAACAGTTTCGCCGCGCCGCCGGCGCGCGGGGGATGAACGAACAGACGGAAAAGCCGGACGTAGTCGTTTCGATCGGCGGAGACGGCACGATGCTGAAGGCGTTCCACCAATACAGCGAAAAGTTGGCGTCCCTTGCGTTTGTCGGCGTGCATACGGGGCACCTCGGCTTTTTTGCCGATTGGCGCGCAGATGAGGTGGAGCAATTAGTCGAAATGATGGCGGAAAATGACTTGCTGGAAAAACGGATCGTCCGCTATCCGCTGGTGGAAGTTACCGTGGATTACGGCACGACGGTGAAAACGTACCATGCCCTGAATGAATTTACATTAAAAGGCGTGGGCAGCATGTTCGTTGCCGGCATCCATATTAATGACGAACTGTTTGAAATGTTTAGGGGAGACGGAATCTGCATCTCCTCGCCAATCGGAAGCACCGCATATAACAAAAGTCTCGGCGGCGCTGTGATTCATCCCGCTCTCGAGTCTTTGCAAATCGCGGAAATTGCCTCCATCAACAACCGTTTATTTCGTACATTGGGTTCGCCGATCATTTTGCCGAACCATCATCATTGCGACATCAAACCGAACCCGGAGCACAGCATTCAGTTGAACGTTGATCATTTGCAGATCGGCTCCGAACGGGTAAAATCCATACGCTGCAAAGTGGCGGAGCAAAAAGTCGCATTTGCGCGTTTTCGTCCGCTTCCTTTTTGGACAAGGGTGCGCGAAGCGTTTATCGGAAACGGGCACTAA
- a CDS encoding YutD family protein, translated as MSETKRFFRERENMIRVADKVFELAEDYKNGWNLEAFRERYSEVLDRYDYIVGDWGYNQLRLKGFFRENSGKATKETSIACLRDYLNEYCNFGCAYFVLERVGRSGKSAHAAGGEVAGSGGAEQKK; from the coding sequence ATGAGTGAAACAAAGCGTTTCTTTCGGGAGAGGGAAAACATGATCCGGGTAGCGGATAAAGTGTTTGAGTTGGCGGAAGATTATAAAAACGGCTGGAACCTGGAAGCGTTCCGCGAACGTTATAGCGAAGTGCTCGACCGTTACGACTATATAGTGGGCGATTGGGGATACAATCAGCTGCGTCTCAAAGGCTTTTTTCGGGAAAACAGCGGAAAAGCCACGAAAGAAACGAGCATCGCCTGCCTGCGCGATTATTTGAACGAATATTGCAACTTTGGCTGCGCCTATTTTGTGCTGGAGCGGGTTGGCCGCTCCGGCAAAAGCGCGCATGCGGCCGGCGGCGAAGTTGCTGGAAGCGGAGGCGCCGAACAGAAGAAATAA
- the lipA gene encoding lipoyl synthase, protein MTLSELPERKPDWLKIQLTKGENFKQLKQIMRGKTLHTVCEEAKCPNIHECWANRTATFMILGDTCTRNCRFCAVKSGLPNELDLAEPERVADAAVQMGLQHVVVTSVARDDLADGGASVFAKTIRAVRRKLPLCAVEVLIPDFGGSLDALKIVMDANPDVLNHNVETVERLSDRVRSKAKYRRSLELLERAKMLKPHIPTKSSMMVGLGERLEEILQTMDDLRSINVDILTIGQYLQPTKEHLKIKKYYTPDEFKMLKEEGMKRGFSHVEAGPLVRSSYHAREQAQAAAQRMRAIHE, encoded by the coding sequence ATGACATTGTCCGAACTGCCGGAGAGAAAACCGGATTGGCTGAAAATACAATTGACGAAAGGCGAGAATTTCAAGCAATTAAAGCAGATCATGCGGGGAAAAACCTTGCACACGGTTTGCGAGGAAGCGAAGTGTCCCAATATTCACGAGTGTTGGGCAAACCGCACCGCCACCTTTATGATTTTGGGCGATACATGCACGCGCAACTGCCGTTTTTGCGCGGTCAAATCCGGCTTGCCGAACGAGCTTGATTTGGCTGAGCCCGAACGAGTAGCCGATGCGGCGGTCCAAATGGGATTGCAGCACGTCGTCGTTACTTCCGTTGCGCGGGACGATCTGGCGGACGGAGGAGCAAGCGTTTTTGCCAAAACGATCAGAGCGGTGCGCAGGAAACTCCCGTTATGCGCGGTGGAAGTGCTGATTCCCGACTTCGGGGGGAGCCTTGATGCGCTTAAAATTGTAATGGATGCGAACCCGGATGTGCTGAACCACAACGTCGAAACGGTGGAACGGTTATCCGACAGGGTGCGCTCGAAGGCGAAGTACCGTCGCTCGCTGGAATTGCTCGAACGCGCCAAAATGCTGAAACCGCATATTCCGACGAAATCCAGCATGATGGTCGGTCTGGGCGAGCGTCTGGAAGAAATATTGCAGACCATGGACGATTTGCGCAGCATAAACGTGGATATTTTAACGATCGGCCAATATTTGCAGCCGACAAAAGAACATTTAAAAATCAAAAAATATTATACCCCCGATGAATTCAAAATGCTGAAAGAAGAAGGCATGAAGCGCGGATTCAGTCATGTCGAAGCCGGGCCGCTGGTGCGCAGCTCCTACCATGCGCGGGAACAAGCCCAGGCGGCGGCGCAGCGGATGAGGGCTATTCATGAGTGA